One genomic region from Cydia pomonella isolate Wapato2018A chromosome 4, ilCydPomo1, whole genome shotgun sequence encodes:
- the LOC133517143 gene encoding 7-methylguanosine phosphate-specific 5'-nucleotidase, whose translation MKLLDIVDIPELTRSNVHISNKPLLIEKINKLISGGHRKLQIVTDFDHTLTRHKMDDGTVVLTSFGMFRECPSIPQHYKDEDTRLSGIYKPIEADPHMTVEEKIKHMIDWYHAAHDILKGVKLPRNELVESGIKMRNCFRLGVQKMLAWSSEREVPVLVFSAGLGESVVAALQASRLLLPNVKVVSNFLATDEHDAIIGIKGEVIHTYNKNETAIKGTDYYDLVKERDNVILMGDNIGDAGMAEGMDHCDTVIKVGFLGHGADNLPNYLKHFDIVLVDEHSVDLVNAILKHVL comes from the exons ATGAAGCTACTGGATATAGTTGACATCCCAGAGTTGACGCGGTCAAATGTACATATTAGCAACAAACCTCTGCTAATTGAGAAGATCAACAAACTTATCAGTGGTGGGCACAGGAAGCTGCAGATTGTAACCGATTTTGACCACACTCTCACCCGACACAAGATGGACGATGGGACCGTTGTGCTCACCAGCTttg GTATGTTTCGGGAATGCCCGTCTATTCCGCAACACTATAAGGATGAAGATACACGGCTTTCAGGCATTTATAAACCTATCGAAGCCGATCCCCACATGACGGTAGAAGAAAAGATTAAGCATATGATTGATTGGTACCATGCGGCTCATGACATACTCAA AGGAGTCAAGTTGCCGCGAAACGAGCTGGTCGAAAGCGGGATTAAAATGAGAAATTGCTTCAG GCTAGGAGTACAGAAGATGCTGGCGTGGAGCTCGGAGCGCGAGGTGCCGGTGCTGGTGTTCTCGGCCGGACTCGGCGAGAGCGTCGTGGCCGCGCTGCAGGCCTCGCGGCTGCTGCTGCCCAACGTCAAG GTGGTGTCAAATTTCCTCGCGACAGACGAGCACGACGCCATAATTGGCATAAAGGGTGAAGTTATTCACACGTACAACAAGAACGAGACCGCGATCAAGGGCACCGATTACTATGACCTGGTGAAAGAGAGAGACAACGTCATCCTGATGGGGGATAACATCGGCGACGCCGGTATGGCGGAAGGCATGGACCACTGTGACACAGTCATCAAG GTCGGCTTCCTCGGCCACGGCGCCGACAACCTGCCCAACTACCTCAAACACTTCGACATCGTGCTGGTCGACGAGCACTCGGTCGATCTAGTCAACGCCATTTTGAAACACGTGctgtga